In one Curtobacterium citreum genomic region, the following are encoded:
- a CDS encoding phosphotransferase has product MAGSQFTLAALATTAVSGLLVTGTRPLGSAASGDFESAVLREADGTLSAIRRPRNQRAEARQSADLVAIRALSAGIRTRLPFAVAEYRGQAPIGSTRAIVTSYVPGTHPALRDLGQRPELAASVGRAVAAVHLLPTSFVTDAGLPSLTPFEVLRSAVSVMDRAVATKLVPAALKERWEGAARDQQLWQFTPTVVHGALGTGVLLVDGDTVTGMLDWGELRLGDPAKDLAWVLAGRADAFDTVLAAYQAAGGGRDRQLAQRARVYHELETAQWLLHGVQAKSTEVVDDAVAMMHRLVDAVQTPSAAPLQSVSPDTMEIGEVEQLLSSTERRHG; this is encoded by the coding sequence ATGGCGGGATCCCAGTTCACTCTAGCCGCGTTGGCGACGACGGCCGTGTCCGGCCTGCTCGTGACGGGCACACGTCCGCTCGGTTCCGCCGCGTCCGGTGACTTCGAGTCCGCCGTGCTGCGCGAGGCGGACGGCACCCTGTCCGCGATCCGGCGTCCGCGCAACCAGCGGGCCGAAGCGCGTCAGTCCGCCGACCTCGTCGCGATCCGCGCGCTCAGCGCCGGCATCCGGACGCGACTGCCCTTCGCCGTCGCCGAGTACCGCGGCCAGGCTCCGATCGGCTCGACCCGCGCGATCGTCACGTCGTACGTGCCCGGGACCCACCCCGCGCTCCGTGACCTCGGCCAACGCCCGGAGCTCGCCGCGTCGGTCGGTCGCGCCGTCGCCGCGGTGCACCTGCTGCCCACGAGCTTCGTCACCGACGCGGGTCTGCCGTCGCTCACCCCGTTCGAAGTCCTGCGCTCGGCCGTCTCCGTGATGGACCGCGCGGTCGCGACCAAGCTCGTCCCGGCGGCGCTCAAGGAGCGTTGGGAGGGCGCGGCCCGCGACCAGCAGCTGTGGCAGTTCACGCCGACCGTGGTGCACGGCGCCCTCGGCACCGGTGTCCTGCTCGTCGACGGCGACACCGTCACGGGCATGCTCGACTGGGGCGAGCTCCGGCTCGGCGACCCGGCGAAGGACCTCGCGTGGGTGCTCGCCGGACGGGCGGACGCGTTCGACACCGTGCTCGCCGCCTACCAGGCAGCGGGTGGCGGTCGGGACCGCCAGCTCGCGCAGCGCGCTCGGGTGTACCACGAGCTCGAGACGGCGCAGTGGCTGCTGCACGGGGTCCAGGCGAAGAGCACCGAGGTCGTCGACGACGCGGTAGCGATGATGCACCGCCTGGTCGACGCGGTGCAGACGCCGAGCGCGGCACCGCTCCAGTCGGTCTCGCCGGACACGATGGAGATCGGCGAGGTCGAGCAGCTGCTCTCCTCCACCGAGCGCCGACACGGCTGA
- a CDS encoding DUF3107 domain-containing protein, which produces MDIKIGIINSPREIAFETAQTAEEIEQAVAQALESQSTHLSLKDEKGRRFIVPVASLAYVEVGAEESRRIGFVA; this is translated from the coding sequence GTGGACATCAAGATCGGCATCATCAACAGCCCGCGCGAGATCGCGTTCGAGACCGCCCAGACCGCCGAGGAGATCGAGCAGGCCGTCGCACAGGCCCTGGAGTCGCAGTCGACCCACCTGTCGCTGAAGGACGAGAAGGGCCGTCGCTTCATCGTGCCGGTCGCCTCGCTGGCCTACGTCGAGGTCGGCGCCGAGGAGTCGCGCCGCATCGGCTTCGTCGCCTGA
- a CDS encoding UvrD/REP family DEAD/DEAH box helicase produces MTPQRDADAVADALGRPRPTAQQRAVIESPLAPALVVAGAGSGKTETMASRVVWLLANGYVRPGEILGLTFTRKAAGELSVRINDRIRALEDIGLLDAGDAFEAPTVSTYNAFANAVFRENALLVGRDGESQVLTEPSAWQLARRVVVAARDDRLAGLDRDVDTVTAAVVALAGAVSEHLVDPDRLRRFAVDFGALLELPGNNRGNPYKAVTDAVRAVGALEPLVELVEEFRRQKVDRGFVEFSDQIALALAAAESAPRVVEDLRTRFRVVLLDEYQDTSVVQTRFLARLFRGHPVMAVGDPHQSIYGFRGASAANLARFPRDFGDGDTVPVTFALSTSWRNPVDVLAGANAVVGPLSDASEVAVERLAPRPGADAGTVDVAFPETLPEEADAVARWFAARRAADPAGSMALLLRSRKDLSAFTGALADHRVPFHVLGTGGLLQRPEIVDLVACLRVLHDPAAGNDLIRLLVGARWRVGAADVKELHGLARWLFSRDHTHQRLDDDVTAAFRASVAVGEHGSIVDALDFVATAPDEHGALAAISPAGRARMRALGQQLAALRARAAGDLVDFVTLVVQEMQLDVEVAAHEQGSGAFLDAFVDELAGFVTTDDRADLGAFLGWIDAAARRDDMGPRSEEPEAGTVQILTIHGSKGLEWDAVAVPRLVEGALPARPQEGSSGWLGFGRLPYEFRGDAEELPRLDWRGRASQKEVVDAIDAYREQVAARNEDEERRLTYVALTRARHDLLVSGSFWAGGVRPTEPSRYLRDLVEAGVVDADAVPDGTVHDEDPLGTDGAVQSWPHAPFGSRGTRVLAAAERVRNANPGAAGRFAADIDLLLAERQAQRSARHTVAIPHRVPASGFKDYLAQPDRVAERLRRPMPERPYRATRLGTLFHQWVEQRVARGGSLETLDAWDGELDLDPDELGAADADAAVTDDDARRLATFQETFSRSRWADRVPVEVEREIHIPFLGHSVVCKLDAVFEIDGRAEVVDWKTGKAPSGADDLAARQLQLALYRVAYAEFTGRPVDEVDAVFYFVADDLEVRPTDLLDRDGLERAWRAALG; encoded by the coding sequence CTGACGCCCCAGCGCGACGCGGACGCCGTCGCCGACGCCCTCGGACGCCCCCGTCCGACCGCCCAGCAGCGCGCCGTCATCGAGTCCCCGCTCGCACCGGCGCTCGTCGTGGCCGGTGCCGGCAGCGGCAAGACCGAGACGATGGCGTCGCGCGTCGTGTGGCTCCTCGCGAACGGGTACGTCCGACCGGGCGAGATCCTCGGACTGACCTTCACCCGCAAGGCCGCCGGCGAGCTCTCGGTCCGGATCAACGACCGGATCCGTGCGCTCGAGGACATCGGACTGCTGGACGCCGGCGACGCGTTCGAGGCGCCGACCGTGTCGACCTACAACGCCTTCGCCAACGCGGTGTTCCGCGAGAACGCCCTGCTCGTGGGGCGGGACGGCGAGTCACAGGTGCTCACGGAGCCGTCCGCCTGGCAGCTCGCGCGCCGGGTCGTCGTGGCCGCCCGGGACGACCGGCTGGCCGGGCTCGACCGCGACGTCGACACCGTCACGGCCGCCGTCGTCGCCCTCGCCGGTGCCGTGTCCGAGCACCTGGTCGACCCGGACCGGCTCCGTCGCTTCGCCGTCGACTTCGGCGCCCTGCTCGAGCTGCCGGGCAACAACCGCGGCAACCCGTACAAGGCGGTCACCGACGCGGTGCGCGCCGTCGGGGCCCTCGAGCCGCTCGTCGAGCTCGTCGAGGAGTTCCGGCGGCAGAAGGTCGACCGCGGCTTCGTCGAGTTCTCCGACCAGATCGCGCTCGCCCTCGCGGCCGCCGAGTCCGCCCCCCGCGTGGTCGAGGACCTGCGCACCCGGTTCCGCGTCGTCCTGCTCGACGAGTACCAGGACACCTCGGTGGTGCAGACGCGCTTCCTCGCCCGGCTGTTCCGGGGCCACCCGGTGATGGCGGTCGGCGACCCGCACCAGTCGATCTACGGCTTCCGCGGTGCGAGCGCGGCGAACCTCGCGCGCTTCCCGCGGGACTTCGGCGACGGTGACACCGTCCCCGTCACGTTCGCGCTGTCGACGAGCTGGCGGAACCCGGTGGACGTGCTGGCCGGGGCGAACGCCGTCGTCGGGCCGCTGTCCGACGCGTCCGAGGTCGCCGTCGAGCGCCTCGCCCCGCGACCCGGTGCGGACGCGGGCACCGTCGACGTGGCCTTCCCGGAGACCCTGCCGGAGGAAGCCGACGCCGTCGCCCGGTGGTTCGCCGCACGCCGCGCGGCCGACCCCGCCGGCTCGATGGCGCTCCTCCTGCGCTCACGGAAGGACCTGTCCGCGTTCACCGGCGCCCTGGCCGACCACCGCGTCCCGTTCCACGTGCTCGGCACCGGCGGACTCCTCCAGCGGCCGGAGATCGTCGACCTGGTCGCCTGCCTGCGGGTGCTGCACGACCCGGCCGCCGGGAACGACCTCATCCGCCTGCTCGTCGGTGCCCGGTGGCGTGTCGGTGCCGCGGACGTCAAGGAGCTGCACGGTCTCGCGCGCTGGCTGTTCAGCCGCGACCACACCCACCAGCGACTCGACGACGACGTGACGGCGGCCTTCCGGGCGTCGGTCGCGGTCGGCGAGCACGGGTCGATCGTCGACGCCCTGGACTTCGTCGCCACCGCCCCGGACGAGCACGGCGCGCTCGCCGCGATCAGTCCGGCGGGCCGGGCCCGGATGCGCGCGCTCGGGCAGCAGCTCGCCGCACTGCGCGCCCGGGCCGCAGGCGACCTGGTCGACTTCGTCACGCTCGTCGTGCAGGAGATGCAGCTCGACGTCGAGGTCGCGGCGCACGAGCAGGGGAGCGGCGCGTTCCTGGACGCCTTCGTCGACGAGCTCGCCGGCTTCGTGACGACCGACGACCGCGCCGACCTCGGGGCGTTCCTCGGGTGGATCGACGCGGCCGCGCGGCGCGACGACATGGGGCCGCGGTCCGAGGAGCCCGAGGCCGGCACGGTCCAGATCCTGACGATCCACGGCTCGAAGGGCCTGGAGTGGGACGCGGTCGCCGTGCCCCGGCTCGTCGAGGGCGCGCTGCCGGCCCGGCCGCAGGAGGGATCATCCGGCTGGCTCGGCTTCGGACGCCTGCCGTACGAGTTCCGCGGCGACGCCGAGGAACTCCCGCGGCTCGACTGGCGGGGACGCGCGTCCCAGAAGGAGGTCGTCGACGCGATCGACGCCTACCGCGAGCAGGTCGCTGCACGCAACGAGGACGAGGAGCGCCGGCTCACCTACGTCGCACTCACGCGGGCTCGGCACGACCTGCTCGTGTCGGGCTCGTTCTGGGCCGGCGGTGTCCGGCCGACGGAGCCGAGTCGGTACCTGCGCGACCTGGTCGAGGCCGGGGTCGTCGACGCCGACGCGGTCCCGGACGGCACGGTGCACGATGAGGACCCGCTCGGTACCGACGGCGCGGTCCAGTCCTGGCCGCACGCCCCGTTCGGTTCCCGGGGGACGCGGGTCCTCGCTGCGGCCGAACGGGTCCGGAACGCCAACCCGGGAGCGGCCGGCCGCTTCGCCGCGGACATCGACCTGCTGCTGGCCGAACGCCAGGCCCAGCGGTCCGCCCGGCACACGGTCGCGATCCCGCACCGCGTGCCGGCCTCGGGCTTCAAGGACTACCTCGCGCAGCCGGACCGCGTCGCGGAGCGGCTGCGACGACCGATGCCGGAGCGGCCCTACCGGGCGACCCGCCTGGGGACGCTCTTCCACCAGTGGGTGGAGCAGCGCGTGGCCCGCGGCGGATCGCTCGAGACGCTCGACGCCTGGGACGGCGAGCTCGACCTCGATCCCGACGAGCTCGGAGCGGCCGACGCGGACGCGGCGGTGACCGACGACGACGCCCGCCGACTCGCCACGTTCCAGGAGACGTTCTCCCGGTCCCGCTGGGCGGACCGCGTGCCCGTCGAGGTCGAGCGCGAGATCCACATCCCGTTCCTCGGGCACAGCGTCGTCTGCAAGCTCGACGCGGTGTTCGAGATCGACGGGCGCGCCGAGGTCGTCGACTGGAAGACGGGGAAGGCGCCGTCCGGCGCCGACGACCTCGCGGCACGGCAGCTGCAGCTCGCGCTCTACCGTGTCGCCTACGCCGAGTTCACGGGGCGGCCGGTCGACGAGGTCGACGCGGTCTTCTACTTCGTCGCGGACGACCTCGAGGTGCGGCCGACCGACCTGCTGGACCGGGACGGGCTCGAGCGCGCCTGGCGCGCGGCGCTCGGCTGA
- a CDS encoding ferritin-like fold-containing protein translates to MVSWWNRKRAAQLAAAWLASRNPRGASPVERLQLDDVSPELDVFLGQAAYLQLSLYETMGRAGAAAPTMSGRLVTGVLATAALDRHRTLVAEIERSGGDPAALMEPHRAAIDRFLLRTSGADWYESMLTGYVTAGILNDLFSSLLRSLPLDVRQRLRSVYDGREERAVVDELAAHIEQDPRVGSRLAMWGRRLVGDTLLVARSALASHARQDQARLEPVWTELIAAHTRRMDALGLTA, encoded by the coding sequence GTGGTGTCGTGGTGGAACCGGAAGCGCGCTGCGCAGCTCGCCGCCGCGTGGCTCGCGTCGCGCAACCCGCGCGGCGCCTCGCCAGTCGAGCGGCTGCAGCTCGACGACGTCAGCCCCGAGCTCGACGTCTTCCTCGGGCAGGCCGCGTACCTGCAGCTCTCGCTGTACGAGACGATGGGCCGTGCCGGTGCCGCTGCGCCGACGATGTCCGGTCGCCTGGTGACCGGCGTGCTCGCCACGGCCGCCCTGGACCGGCACCGTACCCTCGTCGCCGAGATCGAGCGGTCCGGCGGTGACCCGGCTGCCCTGATGGAGCCGCACCGCGCCGCGATCGACCGCTTCCTGCTCCGCACGAGCGGCGCGGACTGGTACGAGTCGATGCTCACCGGGTACGTGACCGCGGGCATCCTCAACGACCTGTTCAGCAGCCTGCTCCGCTCCCTGCCCCTGGACGTGCGGCAGCGCCTGCGCTCCGTGTACGACGGGCGTGAGGAGCGCGCGGTCGTCGACGAGCTCGCGGCGCACATCGAGCAGGACCCGCGCGTCGGCTCGCGGCTCGCGATGTGGGGGCGTCGTCTGGTCGGCGACACGCTGCTCGTGGCTCGGTCGGCACTCGCGTCGCACGCCCGGCAGGACCAGGCCCGGCTCGAGCCGGTGTGGACCGAGCTCATCGCGGCGCACACACGCCGGATGGACGCGCTCGGGCTGACGGCCTAG
- a CDS encoding DEAD/DEAH box helicase, with amino-acid sequence MTFADLSIEQDIVDALATKGISEPFPIQQQTIPLALTGQDIIGQAKTGTGKTFGFGLPLIQRLGADPEPGVKALVVVPTRELAVQVTEDLELATSNRPTTIVSIYGGKAYEGQIEQLKAGAQIVVGTPGRLIDLQRQRLLDLSHVQEVVLDEADRMLDLGFLSDIERIFQAVPAVRHTMLFSATMPAPIVALARRFMSRPVHIRATDPDEGLTQANIKHVIYRAHSLDKDEVIARILQAEGRGKTVIFTRTKRAAAKLVEELKDRGFNAAAVHGDLNQEQRERAMAAFKAGKRDVLIATDVAARGIDVDDVTHVINHTIPDDPDTYLHRAGRTGRAGKTGIAVTFVDWDDLHKWTLIDKALEFGIPEPVETYSSSPHLFTDLDIPAGTKGRLPGASSHAAAAGSGEQRRSDKPAGERSGSRSRSRTRTGGTQQSAPRATSSDARSSAAPAPTTEASQSAGDGTSTDGAAKRRRRRRRRSGGAGSEATASAPQAAGEGE; translated from the coding sequence TTGACTTTCGCAGACCTCTCCATCGAGCAGGACATCGTCGACGCGCTCGCGACGAAGGGCATCAGCGAGCCCTTCCCGATCCAGCAGCAGACGATCCCGCTCGCCCTCACCGGCCAGGACATCATCGGCCAGGCCAAGACCGGTACCGGCAAGACCTTCGGCTTCGGCCTCCCCCTCATCCAGCGCCTCGGGGCCGACCCCGAGCCCGGCGTCAAGGCGCTCGTCGTCGTCCCCACGCGTGAACTCGCGGTGCAGGTGACCGAGGACCTCGAGCTCGCCACCTCGAACCGCCCGACCACGATCGTCTCGATCTACGGCGGCAAGGCGTACGAGGGCCAGATCGAGCAGCTCAAGGCCGGCGCCCAGATCGTCGTCGGCACCCCGGGGCGCCTGATCGACCTGCAGCGCCAACGCCTGCTCGACCTCTCCCACGTGCAGGAGGTCGTCCTCGACGAAGCCGACCGCATGCTCGACCTCGGCTTCCTGTCGGACATCGAGCGGATCTTCCAGGCCGTCCCCGCCGTGCGTCACACGATGCTGTTCTCGGCGACCATGCCGGCGCCGATCGTCGCGCTCGCCCGCCGCTTCATGTCCCGCCCGGTGCACATCCGCGCGACGGACCCGGACGAGGGCCTGACGCAGGCGAACATCAAGCACGTCATCTACCGCGCGCACTCGCTCGACAAGGACGAGGTCATCGCCCGCATCCTGCAGGCCGAGGGTCGCGGCAAGACCGTCATCTTCACGCGCACGAAGCGCGCCGCCGCGAAGCTCGTCGAGGAACTGAAGGACCGCGGCTTCAACGCCGCCGCCGTGCACGGTGACCTCAACCAGGAACAGCGCGAGCGCGCGATGGCCGCCTTCAAGGCCGGCAAGCGCGACGTGCTCATCGCGACGGACGTCGCCGCCCGCGGCATCGACGTCGACGACGTCACGCACGTCATCAACCACACGATCCCGGACGACCCGGACACGTACCTGCACCGCGCCGGGCGCACCGGCCGTGCCGGCAAGACCGGCATCGCGGTCACGTTCGTCGACTGGGACGACCTGCACAAGTGGACGCTCATCGACAAGGCGCTCGAGTTCGGCATCCCCGAGCCGGTCGAGACCTACTCGTCGTCCCCGCACCTGTTCACCGACCTGGACATCCCGGCCGGCACGAAGGGTCGCCTCCCCGGTGCGTCGTCGCACGCCGCCGCTGCCGGTTCCGGTGAGCAGCGCCGCTCCGACAAGCCCGCAGGTGAGCGCAGCGGCTCGCGTTCGCGGTCCCGCACCCGGACTGGAGGCACGCAGCAGTCCGCCCCGCGCGCCACGTCCTCGGATGCACGGTCCTCGGCCGCACCGGCACCGACCACCGAGGCGTCGCAGTCCGCCGGCGATGGCACCTCGACCGACGGCGCCGCGAAGCGTCGTCGCCGTCGCCGTCGCCGCAGTGGCGGCGCCGGGTCCGAGGCGACCGCCTCGGCACCGCAGGCAGCCGGCGAGGGCGAGTAG
- a CDS encoding UrvD/REP family ATP-dependent DNA helicase produces MPRTLLTTTPDDTDVVRPLGADPAQDAVLALPDGAHAAVLGAPGTGKTTTLARLVARRMNRSDAVSSDGHATVVALTSARTAATALRDRLAATVDRVVPGALARTVNSLAFQVVAHAAAAQGQDAPTLLTGGEQDRIIGDLLAGHDADGTGPAWPEPITAVVRERAGFRTALRDVMMRAVAAGIEPEDMRELGDEAGRPEWRAVGDFVDEYRAALTAFRSTSLDAAELVAYATAAVLRGQVPPSVAALRLVVVDDTQELVEGEVALLGALARSGTQVVAFGDPDIASSAFRGAEPDVLGRLAVRLGVPRVEEIVLGTVHRHPAPIRELVGAVTGRIGAAAAGRQRTAAASTTDARSDAVLHLEAGSRSALVVAVARRLREHRLLDGVPWHRMAVVTRSGAAIPELVRALSVAEVPATAGAAPVRPRDDSAARALLDAAAVSLDVLPLDADLATAFATGPLGGLDTLAMRRLRLALRREELAGGGTRTADELLVEALGAPERLATVDAGFARRATRLARSLVQARADADGGASIEEILWGLWERSGLAGVWGGQSAAGGVGAAEADRHLDAVVGLFTAAKRFVERTPDAPARVFVDDLLGADLPEDSIGPDRTAGRVRVLTPSATIGLECDVVVVLGLQDGVWPNTRVRGSLLDPDGLVRAANGIAHGPVDDRAAVVADELRLFARAVSRATTQVVVGTVANDDEAPSPFVRLVPVPPDRQPAAHPLSLRGLAGSLRRRVVTTGDPEAASALARLAEAEVPGASPDDWYGLAEPTTDDPLVDLDAPPAPLHEGGEPVAPAVSVSPSRIGTFEECPVHWFVQTFGGGAPSPAMGIGTIVHETMEHATDVDVESLWARVEARWGELTFESPWVADRERARTRRMIEGLSDYLRTFAGAGRRLLGAETSFALETGPARLRGSIDRIEVDPDGRVSVVDLKTGRSMPSEKNDMPAHPQLGAYQLAVEDGAVEGVPAGSSMADARLVFVQNPRSGSAYSERTQHAFDDEARAAYRERLHEVARGMAGRTFLARVDDHCAKARTGVECRIHVVGEVTW; encoded by the coding sequence GTGCCCCGGACCCTGCTGACGACCACGCCCGACGACACCGACGTCGTCCGGCCGCTCGGGGCGGACCCGGCGCAGGACGCCGTCCTCGCGCTGCCGGACGGGGCCCACGCCGCGGTCCTCGGTGCGCCGGGGACCGGGAAGACCACGACGCTCGCCCGACTCGTCGCCCGGCGCATGAACCGGTCGGACGCGGTCTCGTCGGACGGCCACGCCACGGTCGTCGCACTGACGTCGGCGCGCACCGCCGCCACGGCCCTGCGGGACCGACTGGCCGCCACGGTCGACCGGGTGGTCCCCGGTGCCCTCGCGCGCACGGTGAACTCGCTCGCCTTCCAGGTCGTCGCGCACGCGGCCGCCGCCCAGGGTCAGGACGCGCCGACGCTCCTGACCGGTGGCGAGCAGGACCGGATCATCGGTGACCTGCTCGCCGGGCACGACGCTGACGGCACCGGGCCCGCGTGGCCGGAGCCGATCACCGCGGTCGTCCGCGAGCGCGCCGGGTTCCGGACGGCGCTCCGGGACGTCATGATGCGTGCGGTGGCGGCCGGCATCGAGCCCGAGGACATGCGGGAGCTCGGGGACGAGGCAGGACGACCCGAGTGGCGTGCGGTCGGGGACTTCGTCGACGAGTACCGCGCGGCGCTCACCGCGTTCCGCTCGACCTCGCTCGACGCGGCGGAGCTCGTCGCGTACGCCACCGCCGCGGTGCTCCGCGGGCAGGTCCCACCGAGCGTCGCGGCACTGCGGCTCGTGGTGGTGGACGACACCCAGGAGCTGGTCGAGGGCGAGGTCGCACTGCTCGGCGCGCTCGCCCGGTCCGGCACGCAGGTCGTCGCGTTCGGCGACCCGGACATCGCGTCCTCGGCGTTCCGCGGAGCCGAACCGGACGTGCTCGGTCGGCTCGCGGTGCGCCTCGGTGTGCCGCGGGTCGAGGAGATCGTCCTCGGGACCGTGCACCGGCACCCGGCTCCGATCCGCGAGCTCGTCGGCGCCGTGACGGGCCGCATCGGCGCCGCGGCGGCCGGTCGCCAGCGGACGGCCGCCGCGTCGACCACCGACGCCCGCTCCGACGCGGTGCTGCACCTCGAGGCGGGCAGCCGGTCGGCGCTCGTCGTCGCCGTGGCCCGACGCCTCCGTGAACACCGCCTGCTCGACGGGGTGCCGTGGCACCGGATGGCCGTCGTCACCCGCAGCGGTGCGGCGATCCCCGAGCTCGTCCGTGCGCTCTCCGTCGCCGAGGTCCCCGCCACCGCCGGTGCCGCTCCGGTCCGACCCCGCGACGACTCCGCCGCACGTGCGCTCCTCGACGCTGCCGCGGTGTCGCTCGACGTCCTGCCGCTCGACGCCGACCTGGCCACCGCGTTCGCCACGGGACCGCTCGGCGGACTCGACACCCTCGCGATGCGCCGACTCCGACTCGCCCTGCGCCGCGAGGAACTCGCCGGTGGCGGGACCCGGACGGCGGACGAGCTCCTCGTCGAGGCGCTCGGGGCGCCGGAACGGCTCGCGACCGTCGACGCCGGGTTCGCCCGTCGCGCCACCCGTCTGGCCCGCAGCCTGGTGCAGGCGCGTGCCGACGCGGACGGCGGGGCGAGCATCGAGGAGATCCTCTGGGGACTGTGGGAGCGCAGCGGGCTGGCCGGGGTCTGGGGAGGACAGTCGGCGGCGGGCGGTGTCGGTGCGGCCGAGGCCGACCGGCACCTGGATGCCGTGGTCGGGCTCTTCACCGCCGCGAAACGCTTCGTCGAGCGGACGCCGGACGCTCCGGCACGCGTCTTCGTCGACGACCTGCTCGGGGCGGACCTGCCCGAGGACTCGATCGGACCCGACCGGACCGCTGGGCGGGTCCGCGTGCTGACCCCGTCCGCGACGATCGGGCTCGAGTGCGACGTCGTGGTGGTCCTCGGGCTGCAGGACGGCGTCTGGCCGAACACCCGCGTCCGGGGCAGCCTGCTCGACCCGGACGGGCTCGTGCGCGCCGCGAACGGGATCGCGCACGGTCCCGTCGACGACCGTGCCGCCGTGGTCGCCGACGAGCTGCGGCTCTTCGCCCGTGCGGTGTCCCGCGCCACCACCCAGGTCGTCGTCGGCACGGTCGCGAACGACGACGAGGCGCCGTCGCCCTTCGTCCGGCTCGTCCCGGTGCCGCCCGACCGCCAGCCCGCCGCGCACCCGCTCTCGCTCCGCGGGCTCGCCGGGTCGCTGCGGCGCCGGGTCGTGACGACCGGCGATCCCGAAGCGGCGTCGGCCCTCGCCCGGCTCGCCGAGGCCGAGGTGCCGGGCGCCTCGCCGGACGACTGGTACGGACTCGCCGAGCCCACGACCGACGACCCCCTCGTCGACCTCGACGCCCCGCCGGCACCCCTGCACGAGGGCGGCGAGCCGGTCGCACCGGCGGTCTCCGTGTCGCCGTCGCGGATCGGCACGTTCGAGGAGTGCCCGGTGCACTGGTTCGTGCAGACCTTCGGCGGTGGCGCTCCGAGTCCGGCGATGGGCATCGGCACGATCGTGCACGAGACGATGGAGCACGCGACCGACGTCGACGTCGAGTCCCTGTGGGCACGGGTCGAGGCGCGGTGGGGCGAGCTGACCTTCGAGTCGCCGTGGGTCGCCGACCGCGAGCGGGCCCGGACCCGTCGGATGATCGAGGGCCTCAGCGACTACCTCCGGACCTTCGCCGGGGCGGGGCGTCGACTGCTCGGCGCGGAGACGTCCTTCGCGCTCGAGACCGGCCCGGCGCGGCTGCGGGGGAGCATCGACCGGATCGAGGTCGACCCGGACGGGCGCGTCAGCGTCGTGGACCTGAAGACCGGCCGCTCGATGCCGAGCGAGAAGAACGACATGCCCGCGCACCCGCAGCTCGGCGCGTACCAGCTCGCGGTCGAGGACGGTGCGGTCGAGGGTGTCCCGGCCGGGTCCTCGATGGCCGATGCACGGCTCGTGTTCGTGCAGAACCCGCGGAGCGGCTCGGCCTACTCGGAGCGCACGCAGCACGCGTTCGACGACGAGGCGCGTGCGGCGTACCGGGAGCGGCTGCACGAGGTCGCCCGGGGCATGGCCGGCCGGACGTTCTTGGCGCGCGTCGACGACCACTGCGCCAAGGCCCGGACCGGGGTCGAGTGCCGGATCCACGTGGTGGGGGAGGTCACCTGGTGA
- the nudC gene encoding NAD(+) diphosphatase, whose amino-acid sequence MTVEFAARLPLSRNELDRDAEFRTTPDLDRVLRDDPATRWLPVHRGELLRETDGALRFVRAEAVPEDAVTLYLGRAVVDAPDAPAGTRFVAVLVDDRTATAIEPDDDAWVSLRMFGTELSARDQGLAVEAVAMANWHAVHGFSPRTGSATEVVTGGWVRRDPEGHEHFPRTDAAIIVGVTDADDRILLGSNAAWDADRYSLLAGFVEPGESLEDAVRREVWEESGVRVEEPEYLGSQPWPFPASLMVGFRARAVDGDPSTARPDGVEILDVRWFSRDDVRERAGDTLLLPGRTSIARAIIEEWYGEPLDLP is encoded by the coding sequence GTGACCGTCGAGTTCGCCGCCAGACTGCCGCTGTCCCGCAACGAACTCGACCGCGATGCGGAGTTCCGGACCACGCCCGACCTCGACCGCGTCCTGCGCGACGACCCGGCGACCCGCTGGCTGCCCGTGCACCGGGGCGAGCTCCTGCGCGAGACCGACGGCGCGCTGCGGTTCGTGCGGGCCGAGGCGGTGCCCGAGGACGCGGTGACGCTGTACCTGGGGCGGGCCGTCGTGGACGCTCCCGACGCTCCCGCGGGCACACGCTTCGTCGCCGTGCTCGTCGACGACCGGACCGCGACCGCGATCGAGCCGGACGACGACGCCTGGGTCAGCCTGCGCATGTTCGGCACCGAGCTGTCCGCCCGCGACCAGGGTCTCGCGGTCGAGGCGGTGGCGATGGCGAACTGGCACGCGGTGCACGGGTTCTCGCCGCGCACCGGCTCCGCGACCGAGGTCGTCACGGGGGGCTGGGTCCGCCGCGACCCCGAGGGGCACGAGCACTTCCCGCGCACCGACGCCGCGATCATCGTCGGGGTCACGGACGCCGACGACCGGATCCTGCTCGGCTCGAACGCCGCGTGGGACGCCGACCGCTACTCGCTGCTCGCCGGGTTCGTGGAGCCGGGGGAGTCGCTCGAGGACGCCGTCCGCCGCGAGGTCTGGGAGGAGTCCGGTGTCCGGGTCGAGGAGCCCGAGTACCTCGGTTCGCAGCCCTGGCCGTTCCCGGCTTCCCTGATGGTCGGGTTCCGTGCCCGGGCCGTGGACGGTGACCCGTCGACCGCGCGTCCCGACGGTGTCGAGATCCTGGACGTGCGGTGGTTCTCGCGCGACGATGTCCGCGAGCGCGCCGGGGACACCCTGCTGCTGCCGGGGCGGACGTCGATCGCCCGCGCCATCATCGAGGAGTGGTACGGCGAGCCGCTCGACCTGCCGTGA